Proteins encoded together in one Macadamia integrifolia cultivar HAES 741 chromosome 8, SCU_Mint_v3, whole genome shotgun sequence window:
- the LOC122086638 gene encoding H/ACA ribonucleoprotein complex non-core subunit NAF1-like: MLLEAYFIQIDGILNELSMIMGTKVAVEGLEKHNPLNEGSIIWITEARMPLGLVDEIFGPVKNPYYVVQYNSDEEVPAGIHEGTLVSFVEAFANHVLNDKNLYRKGYDASGENDEELSDEVEFSDDEKEAEYRRMQRMAKRGTDDRQRWNQDLVDRKKYQRKGEFRKKIHTSAPPDSQPPANGNQPGGILNQQHTHTPSVAQQKGEFWKKIHPSACGNQPRGIPNQHHTHSPYIAAPVGCGGGIPNQHHTHTPSVAAPGGLWWLCLLS, from the exons ATGCTATTAGAAGCTTACTTCATTCAGATAGATGGCATATTAAACGAACTTTCCATG ATTATGGGAACAAAGGTTGCTGTGGAAGGGCTAGAGAAGCACAACCCCCTTAATGAGGGTTCTATCATCTGGATCACAGAGGCTAGGATGCCGCTGGGGTTGGTAGATGAGATCTTTGGACCTGTCAAGAACCCTTATTATGTTGTACAGTACAATTCAGATGAGGAGGTTCCTGCTGGAATACATGAAGGGACCCTTGTGTCCTTTGTTGAGGCTTTTGCTAATCATGTCCTCAATGACAAGAACCTTTATAGGAAAGGTTACGATGCATCTGGTGAGAATGACGAAGAATTATCTGATGAGGTTGAGTTCTCTGATGATGAAAAGGAGGCCGAGTACAGAAGAATGCAGAGGATGGCAAAACGAGGGACAGATGATCGTCAGCGTTGGAACCAGGATTTAGTAGACAGGAAGAAATATCAACGAAAGGGTGAATTCCGGAAGAAAATCCACACTTCAGCCCCTCCAGACTCACAGCCTCCTGCTAATGGCAATCAGCCGGGAGGAATTCTAAACCAACAGCATACACATACACCTTCTGTTGCTCAACAAAAAGGTGAATTCTGGAAGAAAATCCACCCTTCTGCTTGTGGCAATCAGCCACGAggaattccaaatcaacacCATACACATTCACCATATATTGCAGCACCAGTTGGTTGTGGTGGTGGAATTCCAAACCAACACCATACACATACACCATCTGTTGCAGCACCAGGTGGGTTGTGGTGGTTGTGCTTGCTCTCATAG